In Scleropages formosus chromosome 20, fSclFor1.1, whole genome shotgun sequence, a single window of DNA contains:
- the LOC108926694 gene encoding uncharacterized protein LOC108926694 isoform X2, with product MTKAQKTEEIDTSSSPYTIPVDEEVKVYHLHPPFSSSRISRDDSYQTVSLGDATNKKFVSYETNLGRSQGMATCPSCKQQVLTNVTYKIGVFAWLMCLVFILCGGWLLLDSLLCQALQRCLSLLPKMLSDSPC from the exons ATGACTAAAGCtcagaaaactgaagaaattgATACCTCCTCTTCACCCTATACTATACCAG TGGATGAGGAGGTGAAGGTTTACCATTTGCACCCACCTTTCAGTTCATCTCGAATCTCCAGAGATGACTCTTACCAAACAGTATCTTTAGGTG atgCAACAAACAAGAAGTTTGTCAGTTATGAGACCAATTTGGGGCGCTCTCAAGGAATGGCAACTTGCCCTTCTTGCAAGCAACAAGTCTTGACCAATGTCACCTACAAAATCGGTGTCTTTGCATGGCTGATGtgccttgttttcattttatgcgG TGGTTGGCTGTTGCTTGATTCCCTTCTTTGTCAAGCACTTCAAAGATGTCTATCACTCCTGCCCAAGATGCTATCAGATTCTCCATGTTGA
- the LOC108926694 gene encoding lipopolysaccharide-induced tumor necrosis factor-alpha factor homolog isoform X1 yields MTKAQKTEEIDTSSSPYTIPVDEEVKVYHLHPPFSSSRISRDDSYQTVSLGDATNKKFVSYETNLGRSQGMATCPSCKQQVLTNVTYKIGVFAWLMCLVFILCGLVVGCCLIPFFVKHFKDVYHSCPRCYQILHVEKKSCF; encoded by the exons ATGACTAAAGCtcagaaaactgaagaaattgATACCTCCTCTTCACCCTATACTATACCAG TGGATGAGGAGGTGAAGGTTTACCATTTGCACCCACCTTTCAGTTCATCTCGAATCTCCAGAGATGACTCTTACCAAACAGTATCTTTAGGTG atgCAACAAACAAGAAGTTTGTCAGTTATGAGACCAATTTGGGGCGCTCTCAAGGAATGGCAACTTGCCCTTCTTGCAAGCAACAAGTCTTGACCAATGTCACCTACAAAATCGGTGTCTTTGCATGGCTGATGtgccttgttttcattttatgcgG GCTAGTGGTTGGCTGTTGCTTGATTCCCTTCTTTGTCAAGCACTTCAAAGATGTCTATCACTCCTGCCCAAGATGCTATCAGATTCTCCATGTTGAAAAGAAATCCTGTTTCTAA
- the LOC108926785 gene encoding protein disulfide-isomerase translates to MKTTWILLLVAACIYYAFAEDQAKNGTDVKPKKASRILIQEEKGVLILKKSNFDQALKQYKKVLVNFHVPLSGESHSLSLEFVKAAAQLKAESSKIRLGVVDVSKEKDLIKDLNMTGTPSLRFYMAGDKWNPIICPDLRTADHIITWLKRKTGRSAEPIKDVSQAETFLMAEDLVVLGFFKELDNEKAEVFYAAATDIPNLPFGVTKSRHVFNKYEITTETVVLFKKTKKSEEYEISTETKKEDLMQFIKVNEMDLVMEYNGTTSARILNSMVPSHAILFANKSEENFDKIYGEFEMAAAEFRGKVLFVLINTDEHRNGRMLEYFRVRYSETPLVRIVNLTDNVQYQMQSEEVTVDKVKDHCLTYLDGKAKPKLKSEPIPKNWDKLPVKELVGMNFEKVAFNDNKNVFVMFYAPWCKECQAFFSLWEKLGKVYEKHESVVIARIDSTANDINVLLQERNPSFKFFPAVFSEKVVSYDGERTLEAFTEFVEEQIQLAKDLKAKEEIERAKYIEQQKLNEKKKDEL, encoded by the exons ATGAAGACAACGTGGATTCTACTGCTTGTTGCCGCTTGTATCTACTACGCTTTTGCGGAGGATCAGGCTAAAAATGGGACAGATGTGAAACCAAAGAAAGCCTCCAGAATCCTGATACAGGAGGAGAAAGGAGTTCTCATTCTGAAGAAGTCCAACTTTGACCAGGCGCTCAAACAATACAAGAAAGTACTGGTAAATTTCC ATGTGCCTCTTTCTGGAGAATCTCACAGTCTTTCATTGGAATTCGTCAAAGCTGCGGCACAACTTAAGGCAGAGTCCTCCAAAATACGACTGGGAGTGGTTGATGTATCGAAGGAAAAAGACCTAATCAAAGATCTCAATATGACTGGAACTCCATCCCTGAGATTTTATATGGCAGGAGACAAATGGAATCCAATTATCTGCCCTG ATCTGAGAACTGCAGATCACATTATCACCTGGCTAAAAAGGAAGACTGGCCGCAGTGCTGAACCGATCAAAGATGTCAGCCAGGCAGAAACTTTTCTCATGGCTGAGGACCTGGTGGTCTTGGGCTTTTTTAAG GAACTTGACAATGAGAAAGCAGAGgtattttatgcagctgctaCTGACATCCCCAATTTGCCGTTTGGAGTGACAAAAAGCAGACATGTGTTTAATAAGTACGAAATTACAACAGAAACTGTGGTATTATTTAAAAAG ACCAAAAAATCCGAAGAGTATGAAATCTCCACTGAAACCAAAAAGGAAGATCTGATGCAATTTATCAAAGTTAATGAGATGGATCTTGTTATGGAATATAATGGGACG ACATCTGCAAGAATATTAAATTCTATGGTCCCAAGTCATGCTATACTGTTCGCAAACAAGAGTGAAGAAAATTTTGACAAAATCTATGGAGAATTTGAAATGGCTGCAGCTGAATTCAGGGGCAAG GTATTATTTGTGTTAATTAATACGGATGAGCACAGAAATGGACGGATGCTGGAGTATTTCCGAGTGCGTTACTCGGAAACCCCCTTGGTTAGAATAGTGAACCTCACTGACAACGTTCAGTACCAAATGCAATCAGAGGAGGTCACAGTGGACAAGGTTAAAGACCACTGCTTGACATACTTGGATGGAAAAGCAAAG cCCAAACTGAAGAGTGAGCCAATTCCTAAAAACTGGGACAAATTGCCTGTTAAGGAACTTGTTGGCATGAACTTTGAAAAAGTTGCCTTCAACGACAACAAGAAcgtttttgtcatgtttt ATGCCCCATGGTGCAAAGAATGCCAAGCCTTTTTTTCTCTATGGGAGAAACTTGGGAAGGTGTATGAGAAGCATGAGAGTGTGGTCATTGCCAGGATAGACAGCACTGCCAACGACATCAACGTTCTCCTTCAGGAGCGCAACCCCTCCTTCAAATTCTTCCCTGCAGTGTTCTCTGAGAAG GTGGTTTCTTACGATGGAGAGAGAACCCTAGAAGCATTTACTGAATTTGTAGAAGAACAAATACAGTTAGCCAAAGACTTAAAGGCAAAG GAAGAAATTGAGAGAGCAAAATATATCGAgcagcaaaaattaaatgaaaagaaaaaggacgAACTTTAA